From one Catharus ustulatus isolate bCatUst1 chromosome 1, bCatUst1.pri.v2, whole genome shotgun sequence genomic stretch:
- the NUP153 gene encoding nuclear pore complex protein Nup153 isoform X2 has product MASGGSGGGKIRTRRHHLGVAKPPYARGKQQLGLLSRVTESVKNIVPGWLQKYFNKREDKCVDMNESANEEENPVNYHHDYANEDAMVIDGRVTPESARINLEEPSTSRSALNFSDVLTRPSLHRSHLNCTVLDSTVPHCQPSTSSALGIGSPGLSLVKEIKDSTSQHDDDNISTTSGFSSRASDKDITVSKNTAAPQLWSPEAERSHSLSHHPASSSKKPAFNLSAFGSPSPSLGNTSVFKTRQLGDSPFYPGKTSYGGAAAAARQTKAQISPYQPPIKRQMKAKQANVQSYGVTSSTARRILQTLEKMSSPLADAKRIPSSVSSPLSSPVDRSVLNVTSFQSRQNQMDSQHPPVQKLVTPKPVSLTGSRITYFKPSLKSATNSRKIHQRVDTDHHDMMEESFPAEKPVKSSESKLNYPKLDTPASNGLSSGGRMDSSCGKMRRERERYSASRPGQKQQQQQLEMEQEELPEVPLPINTASLPTFNFSFPASSAVSSSPSIVSKPVMNKVQPASNVGSPTFVFSSPIVKSTEVKVLPPLSIKFTFSVPVVKSSELSGSTDTPVTSILSPGSATVNSTSNKKEEEEEYDGICKPAKFLKQGSVLDILKSPGFMSGKSPSCSSAQPVTSTVVYTRPAISSFSAGKDTSKQASSFWQSDTQDPCLQNKTTDGKCVTCEAAKVSTVESTKQTVSVSPCVSTKTTVPTSGTLGFEDKFKPAPNMWDCDTCLVQNKPEATKCVACETPKPGTGVMPALTMPVITDNSVTVTSTSSSTGTTTTLGFGDKFKQPKGSWNCSECLLQNKAEDSKCVACQSEKPGSSVPVTSSSVSAFSASSGGLLDLDKFKNPEGSWQCEVCLVQNKAEATQCIACETAKPGTKAELKAFGTTTVSTNASMPSFTFGVPSASSEPSQTLGSTGNFKFGEQSSFKFGIASESASSNTVTGGFKFPTGSGNFKFGVSSSDSKSEDSKKESKSNSFTFGLPSTSSQTPSTFQFGTTSLGQQEKKEEPVLGGFSFATSSTSSIATNENKTGVGGFTFGTVAEKDAASPALPFKKSDEKKDETVSAKGGFSFGSVESAPASQFVLGRAEEKQDSVTSAGPLAFGKKADNEELKAQPIFSSATAEHTKEESTAKPVFNFSFGKPLEKESEQAKAPFAFGAPTSTSDQGASFSFLSSSSSSTVAPTTSANSSSVFGSTLSSSNPQPVPTPFVFGQPSNTVTSSVFGNPAESTTSQSFGFSQENKPATTSSSTGSTLTPFLFRSGESSTNAANSGFTFGATTTSSSTGSSSSFLFGSGPPAPAAGPAFGASQPPAFGPSPGSGQQSAPSFGSLSTTLFSAGSHPAPSAFGSVTSSTQPSMFGQQATHQPTFGSGTPNAGSVFQFGSSSTNFSFPNNPGVFTFGANPSAAAAPAPPSGTPGFTFNQPPAFTVGTNGKNVFSASGPSVAGRKIKTAVRRRK; this is encoded by the exons ctgGGGCTCCTTAGCAGAGTGACCGAATCAGTGAAAAATATTGTACCAGGATGGCTGcagaagtattttaataaaagggAAGATAAATGTGTAGATATGAATGAATCTGCAAACGAGGAAGAGAATCCAGTAAACTATCACCATGATTATGCAAATGAAGATGCCATGGTAATTGATGGGAGAGTCACGCCTGAATCAGCAAGAATTAATTTAGAAG AACCATCTACGAGCAGGTCTGCACTGAACTTCTCGGATGTGTTAACAAGGCCCTCCCTTCACCGGAGCCATTTGAACTGCACTGTGTTGGATTCCACAGTCCCACACTGTCAGCCCTCCACATCTTCTGCACTTGGCATCGGCAGTCCTGGGCTGTCCCTcgtaaaagaaataaaagattcTACCTCTCAGCATGATGACGATAACATCTCAACAACCAGTGGCTTCTCTTCTAGAGCATCTGATAAAG ATATCACAGTTTCAAAAAATactgcagcaccacagctctGGTCCCCAGAGGCTGAAAGATCTCATTCCCTCTCACATCATCCTGCATCTAGCTCCAAAAAACCTGCATTCAATTTATCTGCTTTTGGATCGCCCTCTCCC TCGCTTGGAAACACTTCTGTCTTTAAGACAAGACAGCTTGGGGATTCTCCATTTTACCCTGGAAAGACCTCTTATggtggtgcagctgcagcagcaagacAGACAAAAGCGCAGATTTCTCCTTACCAG CCACcaataaaaagacaaatgaaagCTAAACAAGCAAATGTGCAATCCTATGGTGTGACGAGTTCCACAGCGCGGCGCATCTTGCAGACATTGGAGAAGATGTCAAGCCCTTTGGCG GATGCTAAGAGGATTCCATCTTCTGTTTCTAGTCCTCTGTCTTCT CCTGTGGACAGGAGTGTGCTGAATGTGACTAGCTTCCAATCCAGACAAAACCAG ATGGATTCGCAACATCCACCTGTCCAGAAACTTGTGACACCAAAGCCAGTCTCCCTGACAGGGAGTCGGATCACGTATTTTAAACCATCTTTGAAATCAGCTActaattccagaaaaattcacCAAAGGGTAGATACAGACCATCAC GACATGATGGAGGAgagttttcctgcagaaaagccTGTAAAATCATCTGAAAG CAAATTGAACTACCCCAAACTCGATACTCCTGCATCCAATGGTCTGTCTtcaggaggaaggatggatAGTTCCTGTGGCAAgatgagaagggaaagggaacGATACAGTGCATCAAGACCTGGACagaagcaacaacaacaacaactg GAGATGGAGCAAGAAGAACTACCTGAAGTACCCCTACCCATCAATACTGCATCGCTGCCGACGTTCAACTTCAGTTTCCCCGCCAGTAGTGCTGTCTCCTCATCACCCAGCATTGTTTCAAAACCAGTGATGAACAAG GTACAACCAGCAAGTAATGTTGGCAGTCCTACATTTGTATTTTCATCTCCAATTGTGAAATCTACTGAGGTGAAAGTGCTACCTCCATTGTCt ATTAAGTTTACATTTAGTGTTCCTGTCGTAAAGTCATCAGAGCTTTCTGGATCCACTGATACACCAGTGACATCCATCCTTAGTCCAG gtagtGCCACTGTAAACAGCACCAGCAataagaaggaagaggaggaagaataTGATGGGATCTGCAAACCTGCTAAGTTCTTAAAGCAAGGAAGTGTGTTAGACATTCTAAAAAGCCCTG gcTTTATGTCTGGGAAATCACCCTCCTGTTCATCTGCACAACCTGTTACAAGCACAGTAGTCTATACAAGGCCTGCAATAAGTAGTTTTTCTGCAGGTAAAGACACCTCTAAACAAGCATCCTCATTTTGGCAGTCTGACACACAGGACCCATGTCTgcagaacaaaaccacagaTGGCAAGTGTGTAACATGTGAAGCTGCTAAAGTGTCCACTGTTGAGAGTACGAAGCAGACCGTCAGTGTGAGTCCCTGTGTCTCCACCAAGACAACAGTCCCTACATCAGGGACACTGGGCTTTGAAGACAAATTTAAACCGGCACCCAATATGTGGGATTGTGATACCTGTCTGGTCCAGAATAAACCTGAAGCTACAAAATGTGTAGCATGTGAGACACCAAAGCCTGGAACAGGAGTGATGCCTGCTCTGACAATGCCAGTGATCACAGACAACTCGGTGACAGTGACAtccacctccagcagcactggcacaacAACCACTCTGGGGTTTGGAGACAAATTTAAACAGCCAAAAGGCTCTTGGAACTGTTCAGAGTGCCTTCTACAAAATAAGGCAGAAGACAGCAAATGTGTAGCTTGTCAGTCTGAGAAACCAG GGAGTTCAGTGCCTGTGACCAGTAGCAgtgtttctgcattttctgcttcttctggaGGTTTGCTGGATTTAGACAAATTCAAGAATCCTGAAGGAAGTTGGCAATGTGAGGTCTGCTTGgtccaaaacaaagcagaagccACACAATGCATAGCCTGTGAAACTGCGAAGCCAGGCACCAAAGCAGAGCTCAAAG cttttggTACTACTACTGTGTCTACAAATGCTTCAATGCCATCGTTCACATTCGGTGTCCCATCAGCATCCTCTGAACCTTCTCAAACATTAGGTAGCacaggaaattttaaatttggagAACAAAGTAGCTTTAAGTTCGGCATTGCATCTGAATCTGCATCGTCCAACACTGTGACTGGAGGATTTAAGTTTCCCACTGGTTCAGGGAACTTCAAATTTGGAGTTTCTTCTTCAGACTCTAAATCAGAAGAcagcaaaaaagaaagtaaaagtaACAGTTTTACCTTTGGACTTCCATCTACAAGCAGTCAGACTCCTTCAACATTTCAGTTTGGAACGACGAGTctgggacagcaggaaaagaaagaggaacCAGTTTTAGGAGGTTTTAGTTTTGCTACAAGTTCTACTTCTTCCATAGCTACTAATGAGAATAAAACTGGAGTTGGTGGCTTCACTTTTGGAACTGTGGCAGAAAAGGATGCAGCATCACCTGCTTTGCCATTTAAGAAGTCAGACGAGAAAAAGGATGAAACCGTTTCAGCGAAGGGAGGCTTCTCTTTTGGCAGTGTGGAGTCTGCACCTGCTTCACAGTTCGTTTTGGGAAGAGCAGAAGAGAAGCAGGACTCTGTCACTTCCGCCGGTCCTTTAGCATTTGGAAAGAAAGCTGACAATGAAGAGTTAAAGGCACAGCCTATCTTTTCATCTGCGACAGCTGAGCATACCAaagaggagagcacagcaaaACCTGTATTCAATTTTAGTTTTGGTAAACCATTGGAAAAGGAAAGTGAGCAGGCAAAGGCACCTTTTGCATTTGGGGCACCAACCAGTACTTCAG ATCAAGGAGCATCCTTCAGCTTCTTGAGCTCCAGTTCCTCCAGCACAGTGGCACCCACCACTTCAGCCAACAGCAGCAGCGTGTTTGGCAGCACGCTCTCTTCCTCAAACCCTCAGCCAGTTCCCACTCCCTTTGTGTTTGGACAACCCAGCAACACTGTGACCAGCTCTGTTTTTGGCAATCCTGCAGAATCTACAACATCTCAGTCATTTGGCTTCTctcaagaaaacaaaccagcaacCACATCTTCCAGCACTGGCTCAACTCTTACTCCGTTTCTCTTTCGATCAGGAGAGAGCAGTACCAATGCAGCAAATTCAGGATTTACTTTTGGAGCCACAACTACATCAAGTTCAACAG GGTCATCGTCTTCATTTCTATTTGGCTCTGGGCCTCCAGCGCCGGCTGCTGGCCCAGCCTTTGGCGCCAGTCAGCCACCAGCATTTGGCCCAAGCCCAGGCTCCGGCCAGCAGAGCGCTCCAAGTTTTGGATCACTGTCGACAACATTGTTTTCTGCTGGCTCTCACCCTGCTCCTTCTGCCTTTGGCTCAGTGACAAGCAGCACTCAGCCCTCTATGTTCGGACAGCAGGCAACCCATCAGCCAACTTTTGGCTCTGGTACCCCCAATGCTG GTTCTGTATTCCAGTTTGGAAGTAGTTCTACTAATTTCAGCTTTCCAAATAACCCAGGAGTATTCACTTTTGGTGCAAatccttctgcagcagcagctcctgcaccacCTTCTGGCACTCCAGGATTTACGTTCAACCAGCCTCCAGCATTTACAGTGGG GACTAatgggaaaaatgttttctctgcctctggACCTTCAGTTGCTGGTCGGAAGATAAAGACTGCTGTTAGACGTAGAAAGTAA
- the NUP153 gene encoding nuclear pore complex protein Nup153 isoform X1: MASGGSGGGKIRTRRHHLGVAKPPYARGKQQLGLLSRVTESVKNIVPGWLQKYFNKREDKCVDMNESANEEENPVNYHHDYANEDAMVIDGRVTPESARINLEEPSTSRSALNFSDVLTRPSLHRSHLNCTVLDSTVPHCQPSTSSALGIGSPGLSLVKEIKDSTSQHDDDNISTTSGFSSRASDKDITVSKNTAAPQLWSPEAERSHSLSHHPASSSKKPAFNLSAFGSPSPSLGNTSVFKTRQLGDSPFYPGKTSYGGAAAAARQTKAQISPYQPPIKRQMKAKQANVQSYGVTSSTARRILQTLEKMSSPLADAKRIPSSVSSPLSSPVDRSVLNVTSFQSRQNQMDSQHPPVQKLVTPKPVSLTGSRITYFKPSLKSATNSRKIHQRVDTDHHDMMEESFPAEKPVKSSESKLNYPKLDTPASNGLSSGGRMDSSCGKMRRERERYSASRPGQKQQQQQLEMEQEELPEVPLPINTASLPTFNFSFPASSAVSSSPSIVSKPVMNKVQPASNVGSPTFVFSSPIVKSTEVKVLPPLSQIKFTFSVPVVKSSELSGSTDTPVTSILSPGSATVNSTSNKKEEEEEYDGICKPAKFLKQGSVLDILKSPGFMSGKSPSCSSAQPVTSTVVYTRPAISSFSAGKDTSKQASSFWQSDTQDPCLQNKTTDGKCVTCEAAKVSTVESTKQTVSVSPCVSTKTTVPTSGTLGFEDKFKPAPNMWDCDTCLVQNKPEATKCVACETPKPGTGVMPALTMPVITDNSVTVTSTSSSTGTTTTLGFGDKFKQPKGSWNCSECLLQNKAEDSKCVACQSEKPGSSVPVTSSSVSAFSASSGGLLDLDKFKNPEGSWQCEVCLVQNKAEATQCIACETAKPGTKAELKAFGTTTVSTNASMPSFTFGVPSASSEPSQTLGSTGNFKFGEQSSFKFGIASESASSNTVTGGFKFPTGSGNFKFGVSSSDSKSEDSKKESKSNSFTFGLPSTSSQTPSTFQFGTTSLGQQEKKEEPVLGGFSFATSSTSSIATNENKTGVGGFTFGTVAEKDAASPALPFKKSDEKKDETVSAKGGFSFGSVESAPASQFVLGRAEEKQDSVTSAGPLAFGKKADNEELKAQPIFSSATAEHTKEESTAKPVFNFSFGKPLEKESEQAKAPFAFGAPTSTSDQGASFSFLSSSSSSTVAPTTSANSSSVFGSTLSSSNPQPVPTPFVFGQPSNTVTSSVFGNPAESTTSQSFGFSQENKPATTSSSTGSTLTPFLFRSGESSTNAANSGFTFGATTTSSSTGSSSSFLFGSGPPAPAAGPAFGASQPPAFGPSPGSGQQSAPSFGSLSTTLFSAGSHPAPSAFGSVTSSTQPSMFGQQATHQPTFGSGTPNAGSVFQFGSSSTNFSFPNNPGVFTFGANPSAAAAPAPPSGTPGFTFNQPPAFTVGTNGKNVFSASGPSVAGRKIKTAVRRRK, from the exons ctgGGGCTCCTTAGCAGAGTGACCGAATCAGTGAAAAATATTGTACCAGGATGGCTGcagaagtattttaataaaagggAAGATAAATGTGTAGATATGAATGAATCTGCAAACGAGGAAGAGAATCCAGTAAACTATCACCATGATTATGCAAATGAAGATGCCATGGTAATTGATGGGAGAGTCACGCCTGAATCAGCAAGAATTAATTTAGAAG AACCATCTACGAGCAGGTCTGCACTGAACTTCTCGGATGTGTTAACAAGGCCCTCCCTTCACCGGAGCCATTTGAACTGCACTGTGTTGGATTCCACAGTCCCACACTGTCAGCCCTCCACATCTTCTGCACTTGGCATCGGCAGTCCTGGGCTGTCCCTcgtaaaagaaataaaagattcTACCTCTCAGCATGATGACGATAACATCTCAACAACCAGTGGCTTCTCTTCTAGAGCATCTGATAAAG ATATCACAGTTTCAAAAAATactgcagcaccacagctctGGTCCCCAGAGGCTGAAAGATCTCATTCCCTCTCACATCATCCTGCATCTAGCTCCAAAAAACCTGCATTCAATTTATCTGCTTTTGGATCGCCCTCTCCC TCGCTTGGAAACACTTCTGTCTTTAAGACAAGACAGCTTGGGGATTCTCCATTTTACCCTGGAAAGACCTCTTATggtggtgcagctgcagcagcaagacAGACAAAAGCGCAGATTTCTCCTTACCAG CCACcaataaaaagacaaatgaaagCTAAACAAGCAAATGTGCAATCCTATGGTGTGACGAGTTCCACAGCGCGGCGCATCTTGCAGACATTGGAGAAGATGTCAAGCCCTTTGGCG GATGCTAAGAGGATTCCATCTTCTGTTTCTAGTCCTCTGTCTTCT CCTGTGGACAGGAGTGTGCTGAATGTGACTAGCTTCCAATCCAGACAAAACCAG ATGGATTCGCAACATCCACCTGTCCAGAAACTTGTGACACCAAAGCCAGTCTCCCTGACAGGGAGTCGGATCACGTATTTTAAACCATCTTTGAAATCAGCTActaattccagaaaaattcacCAAAGGGTAGATACAGACCATCAC GACATGATGGAGGAgagttttcctgcagaaaagccTGTAAAATCATCTGAAAG CAAATTGAACTACCCCAAACTCGATACTCCTGCATCCAATGGTCTGTCTtcaggaggaaggatggatAGTTCCTGTGGCAAgatgagaagggaaagggaacGATACAGTGCATCAAGACCTGGACagaagcaacaacaacaacaactg GAGATGGAGCAAGAAGAACTACCTGAAGTACCCCTACCCATCAATACTGCATCGCTGCCGACGTTCAACTTCAGTTTCCCCGCCAGTAGTGCTGTCTCCTCATCACCCAGCATTGTTTCAAAACCAGTGATGAACAAG GTACAACCAGCAAGTAATGTTGGCAGTCCTACATTTGTATTTTCATCTCCAATTGTGAAATCTACTGAGGTGAAAGTGCTACCTCCATTGTCt CAGATTAAGTTTACATTTAGTGTTCCTGTCGTAAAGTCATCAGAGCTTTCTGGATCCACTGATACACCAGTGACATCCATCCTTAGTCCAG gtagtGCCACTGTAAACAGCACCAGCAataagaaggaagaggaggaagaataTGATGGGATCTGCAAACCTGCTAAGTTCTTAAAGCAAGGAAGTGTGTTAGACATTCTAAAAAGCCCTG gcTTTATGTCTGGGAAATCACCCTCCTGTTCATCTGCACAACCTGTTACAAGCACAGTAGTCTATACAAGGCCTGCAATAAGTAGTTTTTCTGCAGGTAAAGACACCTCTAAACAAGCATCCTCATTTTGGCAGTCTGACACACAGGACCCATGTCTgcagaacaaaaccacagaTGGCAAGTGTGTAACATGTGAAGCTGCTAAAGTGTCCACTGTTGAGAGTACGAAGCAGACCGTCAGTGTGAGTCCCTGTGTCTCCACCAAGACAACAGTCCCTACATCAGGGACACTGGGCTTTGAAGACAAATTTAAACCGGCACCCAATATGTGGGATTGTGATACCTGTCTGGTCCAGAATAAACCTGAAGCTACAAAATGTGTAGCATGTGAGACACCAAAGCCTGGAACAGGAGTGATGCCTGCTCTGACAATGCCAGTGATCACAGACAACTCGGTGACAGTGACAtccacctccagcagcactggcacaacAACCACTCTGGGGTTTGGAGACAAATTTAAACAGCCAAAAGGCTCTTGGAACTGTTCAGAGTGCCTTCTACAAAATAAGGCAGAAGACAGCAAATGTGTAGCTTGTCAGTCTGAGAAACCAG GGAGTTCAGTGCCTGTGACCAGTAGCAgtgtttctgcattttctgcttcttctggaGGTTTGCTGGATTTAGACAAATTCAAGAATCCTGAAGGAAGTTGGCAATGTGAGGTCTGCTTGgtccaaaacaaagcagaagccACACAATGCATAGCCTGTGAAACTGCGAAGCCAGGCACCAAAGCAGAGCTCAAAG cttttggTACTACTACTGTGTCTACAAATGCTTCAATGCCATCGTTCACATTCGGTGTCCCATCAGCATCCTCTGAACCTTCTCAAACATTAGGTAGCacaggaaattttaaatttggagAACAAAGTAGCTTTAAGTTCGGCATTGCATCTGAATCTGCATCGTCCAACACTGTGACTGGAGGATTTAAGTTTCCCACTGGTTCAGGGAACTTCAAATTTGGAGTTTCTTCTTCAGACTCTAAATCAGAAGAcagcaaaaaagaaagtaaaagtaACAGTTTTACCTTTGGACTTCCATCTACAAGCAGTCAGACTCCTTCAACATTTCAGTTTGGAACGACGAGTctgggacagcaggaaaagaaagaggaacCAGTTTTAGGAGGTTTTAGTTTTGCTACAAGTTCTACTTCTTCCATAGCTACTAATGAGAATAAAACTGGAGTTGGTGGCTTCACTTTTGGAACTGTGGCAGAAAAGGATGCAGCATCACCTGCTTTGCCATTTAAGAAGTCAGACGAGAAAAAGGATGAAACCGTTTCAGCGAAGGGAGGCTTCTCTTTTGGCAGTGTGGAGTCTGCACCTGCTTCACAGTTCGTTTTGGGAAGAGCAGAAGAGAAGCAGGACTCTGTCACTTCCGCCGGTCCTTTAGCATTTGGAAAGAAAGCTGACAATGAAGAGTTAAAGGCACAGCCTATCTTTTCATCTGCGACAGCTGAGCATACCAaagaggagagcacagcaaaACCTGTATTCAATTTTAGTTTTGGTAAACCATTGGAAAAGGAAAGTGAGCAGGCAAAGGCACCTTTTGCATTTGGGGCACCAACCAGTACTTCAG ATCAAGGAGCATCCTTCAGCTTCTTGAGCTCCAGTTCCTCCAGCACAGTGGCACCCACCACTTCAGCCAACAGCAGCAGCGTGTTTGGCAGCACGCTCTCTTCCTCAAACCCTCAGCCAGTTCCCACTCCCTTTGTGTTTGGACAACCCAGCAACACTGTGACCAGCTCTGTTTTTGGCAATCCTGCAGAATCTACAACATCTCAGTCATTTGGCTTCTctcaagaaaacaaaccagcaacCACATCTTCCAGCACTGGCTCAACTCTTACTCCGTTTCTCTTTCGATCAGGAGAGAGCAGTACCAATGCAGCAAATTCAGGATTTACTTTTGGAGCCACAACTACATCAAGTTCAACAG GGTCATCGTCTTCATTTCTATTTGGCTCTGGGCCTCCAGCGCCGGCTGCTGGCCCAGCCTTTGGCGCCAGTCAGCCACCAGCATTTGGCCCAAGCCCAGGCTCCGGCCAGCAGAGCGCTCCAAGTTTTGGATCACTGTCGACAACATTGTTTTCTGCTGGCTCTCACCCTGCTCCTTCTGCCTTTGGCTCAGTGACAAGCAGCACTCAGCCCTCTATGTTCGGACAGCAGGCAACCCATCAGCCAACTTTTGGCTCTGGTACCCCCAATGCTG GTTCTGTATTCCAGTTTGGAAGTAGTTCTACTAATTTCAGCTTTCCAAATAACCCAGGAGTATTCACTTTTGGTGCAAatccttctgcagcagcagctcctgcaccacCTTCTGGCACTCCAGGATTTACGTTCAACCAGCCTCCAGCATTTACAGTGGG GACTAatgggaaaaatgttttctctgcctctggACCTTCAGTTGCTGGTCGGAAGATAAAGACTGCTGTTAGACGTAGAAAGTAA